The DNA segment CTTGTAAGGGAGGAGCTTACTAACCCTGACGTTTTCAGTTTTCTACGCAGGTGTGACACAGATGAACAGGGTTTAGAGATCATAGACTATCTTGAGAGGAGAGGTGAACTCGAAAAAAAGGTGGCAGACGATCTTAGACAGCAGATTAAAGCTAACGGTATAAGATCTTTAGGCTCAAAAAAAGAGTGGGGCTATTATGAAAGAGTTTACCGTTAAATTATTTAACACCTTTAGCGCTGACTATCTTAATTAAATCCCCGTCTTTTAACTCATAGTCTTCAGCTAGTCTCTGCTTTGTTCTACCGTCAACCGCATAGATGAAGCCGTCACCTAAATCGGTGTGTATCATGTAAGCTAGCTGTCTGGCTGTAGTTCCTTTAGGGACAAGGTAAACGTCAGGTAAAACTAGATTATTATGATCACAGTAGTTTTTAACATCTTCAACAGGATACACCGCGATTAAACCTAATATTTCAAACACGATT comes from the Candidatus Odinarchaeum yellowstonii genome and includes:
- a CDS encoding DUF2095 domain-containing protein; this encodes MEEEYFRKKFPKLFEEVKSNQAVYSVGGIRWSELVREELTNPDVFSFLRRCDTDEQGLEIIDYLERRGELEKKVADDLRQQIKANGIRSLGSKKEWGYYERVYR